Proteins encoded together in one Triticum dicoccoides isolate Atlit2015 ecotype Zavitan chromosome 7B, WEW_v2.0, whole genome shotgun sequence window:
- the LOC119336929 gene encoding phenolic glucoside malonyltransferase 1-like — translation MARVLHTSVVAPSPSPGGAALPERSLPLTYMDAMWLHTSPVERVFLFHRAHEHDDDDDAGTLLSNLQDSLSEALRSFYPLAGRLRLTPGTSNRHELHYQPGDGVSFTVAEYDHVGVGELATDEPTELARIAPLVPRLPEGGAVLALQVNLLRRGGLAVGVTVHHAACDGACSTHFLHTWAWAAASRGATIAPEPPVIGRTFIRDRDDLYDAFAAPRPYRDRDGKLLRSPDAVVDKLLATFVLSEDLLRNIKGTVAREAARRGLSPLPPPTTSTIATYGFIWHCYYRAKESRAGGGNDDRAYAVFAADHRARLDPPVPATYLGNCLGLCFATGSKKEITTAGAGGLLAACSAVAAAIDQATRPRGGDGGWGSWDACLERVVEAYGAGVPLTLAGSPRFRVYDVDFGFGRPAKVDIVSVARTGAMSVAEGRGGAGGTEVGISLPPDGMRRFRRCFADAAVACLSSTSPVELAGAGLSSEL, via the coding sequence ATGGCTCGCGTCCTCCACACCTCCGTCGTcgcgccctcgccgtcgcccgGCGGCGCGGCGCTTCCCGAGCGCTCTCTCCCGCTCACCTACATGGACGCCATGTGGCTCCACACCTCCCCCGTAGAGCGGGTCTTCCTCTTCCACCGCGCGCACGagcacgacgacgatgacgacgccgGTACCCTCCTCTCCAACCTCCAGGACTCGTTGTCCGAGGCGCTCCGCTCCTTCTACCCGCTCGCCGGCCGCCTCCGCCTCACCCCCGGCACGTCAAACCGGCACGAGCTCCACTACCAGCCGGGCGACGGCGTCAGCTTCACCGTGGCCGAGTACGATCACGTCGGCGTGGGCGAGCTTGCCACGGACGAGCCGACGGAGCTTGCCAGGATCGCCCCGCTGGTGCCGCGGCTGCCGGAGGGCGGAGCAGTGTTGGCTCTGCAGGTCAACCTGCTGCGCCGTGGGGGCCTCGCCGTTGGGGTGACCGTCCACCACGCCGCCTGCGACGGCGCGTGCTCCACGCACTTCCTCCACACTTGGGCGTGGGCGGCGGCGTCCCGCGGCGCCACCATCGCGCCGGAGCCCCCCGTCATCGGCCGCACCTTCATCCGCGACCGCGACGACCTCTATGACGCCTTCGCCGCCCCCAGGCCGTACAGGGACCGCGACGGGAAGCTCCTCAGGTCGCCCGACGCCGTTGTGGACAAGCTCCTCGCCACGTTCGTGCTGTCGGAGGACCTCCTGCGGAATATCAAGGGCACGGTCGCCCGCGAGGCGGCGCGCCGCGGCCTGTCGCCGCTGCCGCCTCCCACGACGTCCACCATAGCGACGTACGGCTTCATCTGGCACTGCTACTACCGCGCAAAAGAAAGCCGCGCCGGCGGCGGTAACGACGACCGCGCCTACGCCGTGTTCGCCGCAGATCACCGCGCGCGGCTGGACCCGCCAGTCCCCGCCACGTACCTCGGCAACTGCTTAGGTCTCTGCTTCGCCACGGGAAGCAAGAAGGAGATCACCACCGCCGGCGCGGGAGGCCTCTTAGCAGCATGCTCGGCGGTGGCCGCGGCCATCGACCAGGCGACGCGCCCGCGCGGAGGCGACGGCGGGTGGGGCAGCTGGGACGCGTGCCTGGAGCGCGTCGTGGAGGCGTACGGCGCCGGGGTGCCGCTGACGCTGGCGGGGTCGCCCAGGTTCCGGGTGTACGACGTGGACTTCGGGTTCGGGAGGCCCGCCAAGGTGGACATCGTGTCGGTGGCGAGGACGGGGGCGATGTCGGTGGCCGAGggccgcggcggcgccggcgggacgGAGGTGGGCATCTCGCTCCCGCCGGACGGCATGCGCAGGTTCCGGAGGTGCTTCGCCGACGCCGCCGTCGCGTGCCTCTCGTCGACGTCGCCCGTGGAGCTGGCTGGCGCAGGTTTGTCGTCAGAACTCTGA